The window CGCTTCACCGTCGAACGACAGTCGGGCATCGACTTCCGTCGAAACGCGGCCGGGAATGATCTTCAAAATCTCCTTCCCGAAATCGACAAACAGTCGATCCACGAGAGCAGCCAATTTCTGCTGTTTACTACCACCGTCCGACTGAGTCGCCTCGATCGCGTCGTCGATCAGCCGTTGGTACTGTGGCATCTGCGCGGCTTGAAAAATGAGCGATGGATTCGTCGTGGCATCGCGCGGCGCATACTTGGCGATCGAGTCGAAGTCGCCAGTATCGGCTACAACAACGGTCATGGACTTCAGTTGTTCGAGCAAGTTCATGCTAAGTTCTCCGGAGTGCCTGGTGTCTTGTGTGCTGATGCCTAGTCATTTGAAGCGTAGCAATCTGCTGTCTGGCGCCAGGCAACCAGACTATCAGGCAATTCTGCTTGATTAGGCTACCGTAATACTTTCATCCAAATACACATCCTGAATCGCATGCAGCAGCGTCACGCCGTCATTCACCGGCTTTTGAAATGCTTTCCGTCCTGAAATCAATCCTGCTCCACCGGCGCGTTTGTTGATCACCGCCGTCCGCACCGCTTCGGCCAAGTCGGTCGCGCCGTTGCTTTCACCGCCGGAGTTGATCAGCGGCGAGCGTCCGAGATAACAATTGGCGACTTGATACCGGGTCAATTCGATCGGATGATTCCCCGGCGTCAGTTCACTATAGACACGCGGGTCGGTCTTGCCGAATTTTAGCGTCTCGAAGCCGCCGTTCGTGGTCGGCAGTTTTTGTTTAATAATGTCGGCCTGAATCGTCACACCCAAGTGATTCGCCTGGGCCGTCAAATCGGCCGCCGTATGATAATCGACCCCGTCTTTCTTGAACGCGCTATTCCGCAAGTAGCACCACAGTACGCAAACCATACCCAGGTCGTGCGCCTGCTGGAACGCCAGGCTCACTTCTTGAATTTGCCGGTGGCTCTCTTCGCTGCCGAAATAGATCGTCGCCCCGACGGCCACGGCCCCCATGTCGAACGCCTGTTTGACACGGGCAAACATGATTTGGTCGTACGAGTTTGGGTAACTCAAAAACTCGTTATGGTTGATCTTCATCATCAACGGGATCTTATGGGCATATTTGCGGCTAACTGCGCCGAGCACGCCGAGTGTGCTGGCGACGCAATTGCAGCCCCCCTCGATGGCCAATTTCACAATCGCCGCCGGATCGAAATAAATCGGATTGGGTGCAAAACTTGCGCCAGCCGAATGTTCAATGCCTTGATCCACGGGCAGAATCGATACATAACCGGTGCCGGCCAAGCGACCGTGATTCAATATCGATTGAAAATTTCGCAACACGTTGGGATGCCGATCGCTTCCTGCGACGGCCCGGTCAATAAAATCAGGCCCCGGCAGGTGAAGGCTCGAAGCCGCGAACCCGCGGCATTTGTAACTGAGCAGCCCCTCGGCCTCGCGGCCAAGCAATTCAACAGTACGGTTTTGAACGATAGTCATTTGAATTGATCTGGTGGAAGTGAATGGCATCCTAAACTGACGCGCAAACGTGGTAGCAAAGGGTAGTTCGCCCACTCGCAAGCCGCCCTCGCTGACAGGGCGAGTTGATGCGGCTGCGCCGCGGAAGCATGCCTTCAGCAAACGCGGACGAAATCGCTCCGCACCGTTAATTCTACCGCAAGAATGCCTCTCTGACAGCCGTAGATTTTCGTGTGAAACCTTGGCGAGCCGAAATTCGGCCATTACGACTTTTTCAGCGAAGCCGCGACTTGCCGCACTTTCTCCTGGGCGTCTGCCCGCAGATCGATCTCGGAGATGTTTTTCGACAGCTCCTCACACTCGGACAACAATGCCCGAGCCTTTGCCGCGTCGCCAGCATGCGCATATTGCTCGGCAATGCTGGCCAGCGCATAGACTTTGCCGTAGGTGACGTCGATTTTATTAGCGGCTTCAGCGGCGGCGGCTAGCCGGGAGACGCCCTGCTTCTTGCGATCGGCGTCCACGAGCGCTCGACCAAAGGCCGACAAGGCATCGGCCTTCTTTGCGGGATCTTGAATGCCGTCGGCCAATTCGCCGGCCGTCTCCACAAGTCGATCGACATCGGCCGTTTTTTTTGCTTTTGCATACCCACGGATAATGGCGGCCAGCGCGGTCAGTCGATCGCTGGGAGCCACGATATCGCCGGCCAGCTTTTCGGCGTCCTGGAGTTTGGCGGACGCATTGCCGGGCTGGCGAAGATTGACCGCGTAGACTCCGGCGATGTTACTCAGCAGTTCGACTTTGTTATCGGCCGATTCCGCGTTTGCGACGAGCGCCGCGGCGCTTTTTAACAGCCGTTCGGCGTCTGTTTGGCCACTCGATCGAGCATAAGCGCCAGCCAGCACGGTTTCGGCGCTGGCGCGCAGGTACGGATCTTTGATTTCGTCGATCGCCTTGGCCGCTTCGCGATAAGATGTGTCGGCGCCTGACATGTCGCCGGCCCGAAACTGCTGCTCGCCGACGCGCACGAGCTTTCGGGCTCGCGTCGGCGGATTGTTGTCGGCCATTGCTTGCGTATAGAGCTGTTGAATCGAAATCCCACCGCCCGCGCCGCGATCGTTCGATTTTCCGCCACCGCAGCCTGAGGCAAACGGTAGCATTAGCAATGCGGCAACGAACATGCATCGTTTGACAGTCATCTCTGCTCTCTTGCGTTCCAGAAGTACACTTCGCGCTCCGCCGTGAAGTTGAAGCCGTTGGCGGTTCTAATTTGCCGCAAATCAGGACGACTAAATAGCCGTCTCCGGTCGATCCATGTCGCGTCCAGCGTCTCGGTTCCTCACGGCGGAGCGCGAGAAGTGCATTTGTCCGGCGCTTCTTGCTAAAACACCGGGTTGATCTCTTTCAGCCGACGTTCAGTTTCCGCCATTAACGCATCTTCCGCCTTCTCATCCGCGGCCTCGTACGTGACGGAAAATCGCAGATACGCCCCAGCATCGTCCCAGGGGACCGTGACAATCGAATGCTCGTTAATGAGGTATTGGCTGCACGATTCAGCATTTTCAAAAATTTCACCGCCGGCCAGCCCGATCGGCGACCGTGAATACAAAAAATACGTTCCGCCCGGCATTTTGCAGGTAAAACCGCAGCGCGACAGCACTTCGACCAGCTTCTTCAGCCGCCGCTCGTACTTGGTGCGAACTTGTTGCGGAATCGACACATCATCGAGCGCCGCTGCTGCTGCTCTTTGAATCGCAATAAACTGCCCCGAATCGCAGTTGTCCTTGATGTCCGCAAATGCCCGCACAATCCGCTCGTGGCCACAGACCCAGCCGAGCCGCCAGCCGATCATGTGAAACCCCTTCGACATCGAATGGATTTCCACGCCAACTTCTTTCGCTCCAGGCACGCTCAAGAAACTTGTCGGCGGCCGGTCGTAGCTAAGCATCGAATGTGCCGCGTCCTGAATCACCACCACTTTGTTCTGCAAGGCAAACTCGATCACCCGCTTATAAAAATCGGGCGTCGCCGTTTTGCCGGTCGGGCTGTTCGGATAGTTCAGCACCAGCAACTTTGCCTGCTCCAGCACGTCGGCCGGAATCGACGCCAGATCGGGGAAGAAATCGTTTTGCTCCAACAGCGGCAGCCGATGCACTGTGCCGGCGTAATACTTCGTGTGCGTGCCGGCCACCGGGTAGCCTGGCACGGTCATGAGAGTCACATCGCCGGGATTGATGAACGCCGCGGGAATCATTGCCAGCGCTGTCTTCGACCCGATGCAGTGATTCACCTCGGTCGCCGGGTCCAGCTTTACGCCAAAGTTCCGCTCCATGAACCGCGCCGCCGCTTCCTTGTATTCGGCGATTCCGTTGTCCGAGTAACCGCGGTTCGCCGGCTGGTTGATCTCCCGGGCCATGACCGCCCGGACGCTCTCGGGGGCCATTTCGTCATTCTCGCCGATGCCAAAATCGACTAGCCCACGTGCTGGATGTTCCGCCAGTGCCTTGCGCTTCGCTCGTTTGATCTTCTCAAACTTATAAATCTCAGTCCCTTTGCTATAATTGGCCCCGCCAATCCGCTCGGCAAACTGAGTTTGA is drawn from Pirellulales bacterium and contains these coding sequences:
- a CDS encoding LL-diaminopimelate aminotransferase; the protein is MSEPYFQTQFAERIGGANYSKGTEIYKFEKIKRAKRKALAEHPARGLVDFGIGENDEMAPESVRAVMAREINQPANRGYSDNGIAEYKEAAARFMERNFGVKLDPATEVNHCIGSKTALAMIPAAFINPGDVTLMTVPGYPVAGTHTKYYAGTVHRLPLLEQNDFFPDLASIPADVLEQAKLLVLNYPNSPTGKTATPDFYKRVIEFALQNKVVVIQDAAHSMLSYDRPPTSFLSVPGAKEVGVEIHSMSKGFHMIGWRLGWVCGHERIVRAFADIKDNCDSGQFIAIQRAAAAALDDVSIPQQVRTKYERRLKKLVEVLSRCGFTCKMPGGTYFLYSRSPIGLAGGEIFENAESCSQYLINEHSIVTVPWDDAGAYLRFSVTYEAADEKAEDALMAETERRLKEINPVF
- a CDS encoding class I fructose-bisphosphate aldolase; translated protein: MTIVQNRTVELLGREAEGLLSYKCRGFAASSLHLPGPDFIDRAVAGSDRHPNVLRNFQSILNHGRLAGTGYVSILPVDQGIEHSAGASFAPNPIYFDPAAIVKLAIEGGCNCVASTLGVLGAVSRKYAHKIPLMMKINHNEFLSYPNSYDQIMFARVKQAFDMGAVAVGATIYFGSEESHRQIQEVSLAFQQAHDLGMVCVLWCYLRNSAFKKDGVDYHTAADLTAQANHLGVTIQADIIKQKLPTTNGGFETLKFGKTDPRVYSELTPGNHPIELTRYQVANCYLGRSPLINSGGESNGATDLAEAVRTAVINKRAGGAGLISGRKAFQKPVNDGVTLLHAIQDVYLDESITVA